Proteins encoded in a region of the Pseudomonas denitrificans (nom. rej.) genome:
- the suhB gene encoding type III secretion system regulator SuhB — MQPMLNIALRAARSAGELIFRSIERLDTLSVNEKEANDYVTEVDRAAELSIVTALRKAYPNHGIMGEEGGMLEGSGEGADYLWIIDPLDGTTNFIHGVPHYAVSIACKYRGRLEHAVVLDPVRQEEFTASRGRGAALNGRRLRVSNRKSLEGALLGTGFPFRDSQMDNLDAYLGMFRSLVGQTAGIRRAGAASLDLAYVAAGRYDAFWEFGLSEWDMAAGALLIQEAGGLVSDFTGGHEFLEKGQIVAGNTKCFKALLTSIQPHLPASLKR, encoded by the coding sequence ATGCAGCCTATGCTGAATATCGCCCTGCGCGCCGCTCGCAGCGCCGGTGAACTGATCTTCCGCTCCATCGAACGCCTGGACACCCTGTCGGTCAACGAGAAAGAAGCCAACGACTACGTCACCGAAGTCGATCGCGCGGCCGAGCTCTCCATCGTCACCGCCCTGCGCAAGGCCTACCCGAACCACGGGATCATGGGCGAAGAAGGCGGCATGCTCGAAGGCAGCGGCGAAGGCGCCGACTACCTGTGGATCATCGATCCGCTGGATGGCACCACCAACTTCATCCACGGTGTTCCGCACTACGCGGTCAGCATTGCCTGCAAATACCGCGGCCGCCTCGAGCACGCCGTGGTCCTCGACCCGGTCCGCCAGGAAGAATTCACCGCCAGCCGTGGCCGTGGCGCCGCACTGAACGGCCGTCGCCTGCGCGTCAGCAACCGCAAGAGCCTGGAAGGCGCCCTGCTCGGCACCGGCTTCCCGTTCCGCGACAGCCAGATGGACAACCTGGACGCCTACCTGGGCATGTTCCGCAGCCTGGTCGGCCAGACCGCCGGCATCCGCCGCGCCGGCGCCGCCAGCCTCGACCTGGCCTATGTCGCCGCCGGTCGCTACGACGCCTTCTGGGAGTTCGGCCTGTCCGAGTGGGACATGGCCGCTGGCGCCCTGCTGATCCAGGAAGCGGGCGGCCTGGTGAGCGATTTCACCGGCGGTCACGAGTTCCTCGAGAAAGGCCAGATCGTCGCTGGCAACACCAAGTGCTTCAAGGCGCTGCTGACCAGCATCCAGCCGCACCTGCCGGCCTCGCTCAAGCGCTGA
- the hscB gene encoding co-chaperone HscB has product MGSPCHFALFDLQPGFRIDLEALGNRYRELVRTVHPDRFADASEREQRLAQAKAAELNDAYQTLKSVPRRALYLLALRGDSLPLEATVQDPEFLLQQMQLREDLEDLQESADLDGVAQFKRQLKSAQHRLEEDFADCWDDAARRDLAERLVRRMQFLDKLAQEVRQLEERLDD; this is encoded by the coding sequence GTGGGTAGTCCCTGTCACTTCGCGCTGTTCGACCTGCAGCCGGGCTTCCGGATCGATCTGGAAGCCCTCGGCAATCGCTATCGTGAGCTGGTGCGAACCGTCCATCCGGACCGTTTCGCCGATGCTTCCGAGCGCGAGCAGCGACTGGCGCAGGCCAAGGCCGCTGAACTCAACGATGCCTACCAGACGCTGAAGAGCGTTCCGCGTCGTGCCCTGTACCTGCTGGCCCTGCGCGGCGACTCGCTGCCGCTGGAAGCCACGGTGCAGGACCCGGAGTTCCTTCTGCAGCAGATGCAGCTGCGCGAGGACCTGGAAGACCTGCAGGAAAGCGCCGATCTCGACGGCGTGGCGCAGTTCAAGCGTCAGCTGAAGTCCGCCCAGCACCGGCTGGAAGAGGATTTCGCCGATTGCTGGGATGACGCCGCCCGCCGCGACCTGGCCGAACGCCTGGTGCGTCGCATGCAGTTTCTCGACAAGCTGGCGCAGGAAGTGCGGCAGCTGGAAGAGCGACTCGACGATTAA
- a CDS encoding glycine zipper 2TM domain-containing protein — MNKSLLIGTVLGAVGVTAGGAVATYSLVDRAPQYAEVLAVQPVKETIKNPRQVCKDVAVTHQRPVKDTHQIAGTAIGAIAGGLLGNQIGGGNGKKIATVAGAIGGGYAGNKVQEGMQERDTYTTTETRCNTVNDTSEKVVGYDVKYLLDGKAGQVRMDRDPGSQIPVDKSGRLILGQQ, encoded by the coding sequence ATGAACAAGTCGTTGCTAATCGGTACCGTGCTGGGCGCTGTAGGCGTGACTGCCGGTGGCGCTGTGGCTACCTACAGTCTGGTGGACCGCGCGCCGCAATACGCCGAGGTGCTCGCCGTTCAGCCGGTCAAGGAAACCATCAAGAATCCGCGCCAGGTCTGCAAGGACGTGGCAGTGACCCATCAGCGTCCGGTCAAGGACACCCACCAGATTGCCGGTACGGCGATCGGCGCCATCGCGGGCGGCCTGCTGGGCAACCAGATCGGCGGCGGCAACGGCAAGAAGATCGCCACCGTGGCGGGCGCCATCGGCGGCGGCTACGCGGGCAACAAGGTGCAGGAAGGCATGCAGGAGCGTGACACCTACACCACCACCGAAACCCGCTGCAACACCGTCAACGACACCAGCGAGAAGGTTGTCGGCTACGACGTGAAGTACCTGCTCGATGGCAAGGCCGGTCAGGTCCGCATGGATCGCGATCCGGGCTCGCAGATTCCGGTCGACAAGAGCGGCCGACTGATCCTGGGTCAGCAATAA
- the iscR gene encoding Fe-S cluster assembly transcriptional regulator IscR, with the protein MRLTTKGRYAVTAMLDLALHAQRGPVSLADISERQGISLSYLEQLFAKLRRGNLVVSVRGPGGGYQLSRDMTGIHVAQVIDAVNESVDATRCQGQGDCHSGDTCLTHHLWCDLSQQIHEFLSGISLADLVERREVQEVAQRQDERRCSGTKPLRLDKIEASAID; encoded by the coding sequence ATGCGATTGACCACCAAAGGCCGCTATGCCGTCACCGCCATGCTCGATCTGGCGTTGCACGCCCAGCGTGGCCCGGTTTCTCTCGCCGATATCTCCGAGCGCCAGGGTATCTCCCTGTCCTACCTGGAACAGCTGTTCGCCAAGTTGCGCCGTGGCAACCTGGTGGTCAGCGTGCGTGGTCCGGGCGGCGGCTACCAGCTGTCCCGTGACATGACTGGCATCCATGTCGCCCAGGTGATCGATGCGGTCAACGAGTCGGTCGACGCCACCCGCTGCCAGGGTCAGGGCGACTGCCACTCCGGCGATACCTGCCTGACCCACCACCTGTGGTGCGACCTCAGTCAGCAGATTCACGAGTTCCTCAGCGGCATCAGCCTGGCCGACCTGGTCGAGCGCCGCGAAGTTCAAGAGGTCGCCCAGCGCCAGGACGAGCGTCGCTGCTCGGGCACCAAGCCGCTGCGCCTCGACAAGATTGAAGCGTCCGCCATCGATTGA
- the iscX gene encoding Fe-S cluster assembly protein IscX encodes MSLKWVDVLEIAIQLAESKPDVDPRYVNFVDLHRWVLALPEFSDDPSRGGEKVLEAIQAAWIEEAD; translated from the coding sequence ATGAGTCTGAAATGGGTTGATGTGCTCGAAATCGCCATCCAGCTGGCCGAATCCAAGCCGGACGTCGATCCGCGCTACGTGAATTTCGTCGATCTGCACCGTTGGGTGCTGGCATTGCCGGAGTTCAGCGACGATCCTTCCCGCGGTGGGGAAAAGGTCCTGGAGGCCATCCAGGCCGCCTGGATCGAAGAAGCCGACTGA
- a CDS encoding IscS subfamily cysteine desulfurase, whose translation MRLPIYLDYSATTPVDPRVAQKMADCLLVDGNFGNPASRSHLFGWKAEEAAENARRQVAELVNADPREIVWTSGATESDNLAVKGVAHFYATKGKHIITSKIEHKAVLDTCRQLEREGFEVTYLEPTPEGIITPAMVEAALRDDTILVSVMHVNNEVGSINDIAAIGELTRSRGILLHVDAAQSAGKVDIDLEKLKVDLMSFSAHKVYGPKGMGALYVRRKPRVRLEAQMHGGGHERGMRSGTLATHQIVGMGEAFRIAKEEMHQEMARIEGLRKRFFDQVQDLEELYLNGSPTSYAPNILNVSFNYVEGESLMMSLKDLAVSSGSACTSASLEPSYVLRALGRNDELAHSSIRFSFGRFTTEEEVDYAAKKVVEAVSKLRELSPLWDMFKEGVDLSKVEWQAH comes from the coding sequence ATGAGATTGCCGATTTACCTCGACTACTCCGCCACCACCCCGGTGGATCCGCGTGTCGCTCAGAAAATGGCCGACTGCCTGCTGGTTGACGGCAATTTCGGCAACCCGGCTTCGCGTTCCCACCTCTTCGGCTGGAAGGCCGAGGAAGCGGCTGAGAACGCCCGTCGCCAGGTCGCCGAGCTGGTCAATGCCGACCCCCGCGAGATCGTCTGGACTTCCGGTGCCACCGAGTCCGACAACCTTGCCGTGAAGGGCGTCGCGCACTTCTACGCGACCAAGGGCAAGCACATCATCACCTCGAAGATCGAGCACAAGGCGGTCCTGGATACCTGCCGCCAGCTGGAGCGCGAAGGCTTCGAAGTGACCTACCTGGAGCCGACCCCCGAGGGCATCATCACCCCCGCGATGGTCGAGGCCGCCCTGCGTGACGACACCATCCTGGTCTCGGTCATGCACGTGAACAACGAAGTCGGCAGCATCAACGACATCGCCGCCATCGGCGAGCTGACCCGCTCGCGCGGCATCCTGCTGCACGTCGACGCTGCACAGTCGGCCGGCAAGGTGGACATCGACCTGGAGAAACTCAAGGTCGACCTGATGTCCTTCTCCGCCCACAAGGTCTACGGCCCCAAAGGCATGGGCGCTCTGTACGTGCGCCGCAAACCGCGCGTGCGCCTGGAAGCCCAGATGCACGGTGGCGGCCACGAGCGCGGCATGCGTTCGGGCACCCTGGCGACCCACCAGATCGTCGGCATGGGCGAAGCCTTCCGCATCGCCAAGGAAGAAATGCACCAGGAAATGGCCCGCATCGAAGGCCTGCGCAAGCGCTTCTTCGATCAGGTGCAGGACCTGGAAGAGCTGTACCTCAACGGCAGCCCGACTTCCTACGCGCCGAACATCCTCAACGTCAGCTTCAACTACGTCGAAGGCGAGTCGCTGATGATGTCGCTCAAGGACCTGGCCGTCTCGTCCGGCTCCGCCTGCACCTCGGCCTCGCTGGAGCCGTCGTACGTGCTCCGCGCCCTGGGTCGCAACGACGAACTGGCGCACAGCTCCATCCGTTTCAGCTTCGGCCGCTTCACCACCGAAGAAGAGGTCGATTACGCCGCCAAGAAGGTGGTGGAAGCCGTTTCCAAGCTGCGTGAACTCTCGCCGCTGTGGGATATGTTCAAAGAGGGTGTCGACCTGTCCAAGGTCGAATGGCAGGCCCACTGA
- the iscU gene encoding Fe-S cluster assembly scaffold IscU: protein MAYSDKVIDHYENPRNVGKLNAEDPDVGTGMVGAPACGDVMRLQIKVNEQGVIEDAKFKTYGCGSAIASSSLATEWMKGKTLDEAESIKNTTIAEELALPPVKIHCSVLAEDAIKAAVRDYKQKKGLL from the coding sequence ATGGCTTACAGTGACAAGGTCATCGACCACTACGAAAACCCGCGCAACGTCGGCAAGCTCAACGCCGAAGACCCGGACGTCGGCACCGGCATGGTCGGTGCGCCGGCCTGCGGCGACGTGATGCGCCTGCAGATCAAGGTCAACGAGCAGGGCGTCATCGAAGACGCCAAGTTCAAGACCTACGGCTGCGGTTCGGCCATTGCCTCCAGCTCCCTCGCCACCGAGTGGATGAAGGGCAAGACCCTGGACGAAGCCGAATCCATCAAGAACACCACCATCGCCGAAGAACTGGCCCTGCCGCCGGTGAAGATCCACTGCTCGGTACTCGCCGAGGACGCCATCAAGGCGGCCGTGCGCGACTACAAGCAGAAGAAAGGTCTGCTCTGA
- the hscA gene encoding Fe-S protein assembly chaperone HscA, whose protein sequence is MALLQIAEPGQTPQPHQRRLAVGIDLGTTNSLVAAVRSGVAAPLPDDRGEVILPSAVRYLADRIEVGESVRATASQDPLNSIISVKRFMGRGLEDVKQLGGQLPYRFTQGESHMPFIETVQGAKSPVEVSAEILRVLRQRAESTLGGELVGAVITVPAYFDDAQRQATKDAARLAGLHVLRLLNEPTAAAVAYGLDKNAEGLVAIYDLGGGTFDISILRLTRGVFEVLATGGDTALGGDDFDHAIAGWIIEQAGISADLDPGAQRRLLQTACAAKEALTDSASVTVAYDSWTGELARAQMDSLIDPMIQRSLKSCRRAVRDSGIELEEVSAVVMVGGSTRVPRVRELVGELFGREPLTDIDPDQVVAIGAAIQADALAGNKRGEELLLLDVIPLSLGLETMGGLMEKVIPRNTTIPVARAQEFTTYKDGQTAIMIHVLQGERELVKDCRSLARFELRGIPPMVAGAAKIRVSFQVDADGLLGVSARELSSGVEASIQVKPSYGLTDGEIARMLQDSFQYAGDDMAARTLREQQVEAQRLLEAVQSALDADGERLLDADERLVIDAGMDSLRELATGSDATAIELQIKRLSQLTDAFAARRMDATVKAALAGRRLNELEE, encoded by the coding sequence ATGGCCCTACTGCAGATCGCCGAGCCCGGACAAACCCCTCAGCCACACCAGCGTCGCCTGGCCGTGGGGATCGACCTGGGCACCACGAATTCCCTGGTCGCTGCCGTGCGCAGCGGCGTCGCGGCTCCGTTGCCGGACGACCGCGGCGAAGTGATCCTGCCTTCGGCGGTGCGTTACCTCGCCGATCGCATCGAGGTGGGTGAGAGCGTTCGCGCCACCGCCTCGCAAGACCCGCTGAACTCCATCATCTCGGTCAAGCGCTTCATGGGTCGCGGCCTGGAAGATGTGAAGCAGCTCGGCGGCCAGTTGCCGTACCGCTTCACCCAGGGCGAATCGCACATGCCCTTCATCGAGACTGTCCAGGGCGCCAAGAGCCCGGTGGAAGTCTCCGCCGAAATCCTCCGTGTCCTGCGTCAGCGCGCCGAATCCACCTTGGGTGGCGAGCTGGTGGGCGCGGTGATCACGGTTCCCGCCTACTTCGACGACGCCCAGCGTCAGGCCACCAAGGATGCTGCGCGTCTGGCCGGTCTGCACGTGCTGCGCCTGCTCAATGAGCCGACCGCAGCCGCCGTTGCCTACGGCCTGGACAAGAACGCCGAAGGCCTGGTCGCCATCTACGATCTGGGCGGCGGTACCTTCGACATCTCCATCCTGCGCCTGACCCGTGGCGTCTTCGAAGTCCTGGCTACCGGCGGCGACACCGCCCTGGGTGGCGACGACTTCGACCATGCCATCGCTGGCTGGATCATCGAGCAGGCCGGCATCTCGGCCGACCTCGATCCGGGCGCCCAGCGCCGTCTGCTGCAGACCGCCTGTGCCGCCAAGGAAGCCCTGACCGATAGCGCCAGCGTTACCGTCGCCTACGACAGCTGGACCGGCGAGCTGGCCCGCGCCCAGATGGATTCCCTGATCGACCCGATGATCCAGCGCAGCCTCAAGTCCTGCCGCCGTGCGGTGCGTGATTCCGGCATCGAGCTGGAAGAGGTCAGCGCCGTGGTCATGGTCGGTGGTTCCACCCGCGTGCCGCGCGTTCGCGAGCTGGTGGGCGAGCTGTTCGGTCGCGAGCCGTTGACCGATATCGACCCGGATCAGGTAGTCGCCATCGGCGCCGCCATCCAGGCCGATGCCCTGGCCGGCAACAAGCGTGGCGAAGAGCTGCTGCTGCTGGATGTGATCCCTCTGTCGCTCGGCCTGGAAACCATGGGCGGGCTGATGGAGAAGGTGATTCCGCGCAACACCACCATCCCGGTGGCGCGTGCCCAGGAGTTCACCACCTACAAGGATGGCCAGACGGCCATCATGATTCATGTGCTGCAAGGCGAGCGTGAGCTGGTCAAGGACTGCCGGTCCCTGGCGCGCTTCGAGCTGCGCGGCATTCCGCCGATGGTGGCGGGCGCGGCAAAGATCCGCGTCAGCTTCCAGGTCGACGCCGACGGCCTGCTGGGTGTTTCCGCCCGCGAGCTGTCCTCCGGCGTCGAGGCGAGCATCCAGGTCAAGCCGTCCTACGGCCTGACCGACGGCGAGATCGCCCGCATGCTGCAGGATTCCTTCCAGTACGCCGGCGACGACATGGCTGCCCGTACGCTGCGTGAGCAGCAGGTCGAGGCCCAGCGTCTGCTGGAGGCCGTGCAGTCCGCGCTGGACGCCGATGGCGAGCGCCTGCTCGATGCGGACGAGCGCCTGGTCATCGATGCCGGCATGGACTCGCTGCGCGAGCTGGCTACCGGCAGCGATGCCACTGCCATCGAACTACAGATCAAGCGTCTGTCCCAGCTGACCGACGCCTTTGCCGCGCGCCGTATGGACGCCACCGTCAAAGCCGCACTGGCCGGTCGCCGGCTCAATGAACTCGAGGAATAA
- the iscA gene encoding iron-sulfur cluster assembly protein IscA — MAISMTESAANHVRRSLEGRGKGEGIRLGVRTTGCSGLAYVLEFVDELAAEDQVFESHGVKVIIDPKSLVYLDGTELDFTKEGLNEGFKFNNPNVRGECGCGESFNV, encoded by the coding sequence ATGGCCATCAGCATGACCGAATCCGCCGCCAACCACGTTCGCCGCTCCCTTGAAGGGCGCGGCAAGGGCGAGGGCATTCGTCTTGGCGTGCGCACCACCGGGTGTTCCGGTCTGGCCTACGTGCTGGAGTTCGTCGACGAGCTGGCAGCCGAGGATCAGGTCTTCGAGAGCCACGGCGTGAAGGTCATCATTGACCCGAAAAGCCTGGTCTACCTCGACGGCACCGAGTTGGACTTCACCAAGGAAGGCCTCAACGAGGGCTTCAAGTTCAACAACCCGAACGTGCGCGGTGAGTGTGGCTGCGGCGAAAGCTTCAACGTCTGA
- the secF gene encoding protein translocase subunit SecF, with translation MNIKIGTINFMGVRNIAFAATLLLTLIALGSWVFKGINFGLDFTGGTSIKLTYEQPADLSKVREQLVAAGYSEAVVQSFGDTRDVLVRMPSEDPELGKKVATALQKADASNPAKVNGVEYVGPQVGEELRDQGGLGMLLALGGILLYVGFRFQWKFALGAILSLIHDAIIVMGVLSFFQITFDLTVLAAVLAVVGYSLNDTIVIFDRVRENFRVLRKASLIDNINISTSQTLLRTIATSVSTLLAIAALLFFGGDNLFGFSIALFVGVMAGTYSSIYIANVVLIWLNLSTEDLIPPPSKEVDERP, from the coding sequence ATGAATATCAAGATCGGTACTATCAACTTCATGGGCGTGCGCAACATTGCGTTCGCCGCGACCCTGCTCCTGACCCTGATCGCCCTCGGCAGCTGGGTCTTCAAAGGCATCAACTTCGGCCTGGACTTCACTGGCGGTACGTCGATCAAGCTGACCTACGAGCAGCCTGCCGACCTCTCCAAGGTGCGTGAGCAACTGGTCGCCGCCGGTTACAGCGAAGCCGTGGTGCAGAGCTTCGGTGATACCCGCGACGTTCTGGTGCGCATGCCCAGCGAAGACCCGGAACTGGGCAAGAAGGTCGCCACTGCGCTGCAGAAGGCCGATGCTTCCAACCCGGCCAAGGTCAATGGCGTCGAGTACGTCGGTCCGCAGGTCGGTGAAGAGCTGCGCGACCAGGGTGGCCTCGGCATGCTCCTGGCGCTGGGCGGCATCCTCCTGTACGTGGGCTTCCGCTTCCAGTGGAAGTTCGCCCTGGGTGCGATCCTCTCGCTGATCCACGACGCCATCATCGTGATGGGCGTGCTGTCGTTCTTCCAGATCACCTTCGACCTGACCGTGCTCGCCGCAGTACTGGCGGTGGTGGGTTACTCGCTGAACGACACCATAGTGATCTTCGACCGGGTGCGCGAAAACTTCCGCGTACTGCGCAAGGCCAGCCTGATCGACAACATCAACATCTCGACCAGCCAGACCCTGCTGCGGACCATCGCCACCTCGGTGTCGACCCTGCTGGCGATCGCCGCTCTGCTGTTCTTCGGCGGCGACAACCTGTTCGGTTTCTCCATTGCCCTGTTCGTCGGTGTGATGGCGGGTACCTACTCGTCGATCTACATCGCCAACGTGGTGCTGATCTGGCTGAACCTGTCCACTGAGGACCTGATTCCGCCGCCGAGCAAGGAAGTCGACGAGCGCCCTTAA
- the trmJ gene encoding tRNA (cytosine(32)/uridine(32)-2'-O)-methyltransferase TrmJ, producing MLDKIRVVLVNTSHPGNIGGTARAMKNMGLSRLVLVDPMDFPSGEARARASGADDILDAAVVVPTLEDALAGCSLVLGTSARDRRIPWPLLDPRECATTSLEHVQQGGEVALVFGREYAGLTNEELQRCQFHVHIPANPEFSSLNLATAVQVLVYEVRMAWLAVQGQPTKQEKVESTAMLNSVPVTSDELERFYAHLESTLVDIQFLDPQKPRHLMSRLRRLYGRAGVSKLEMNILRGILTETQKAARGELSKRSDEDV from the coding sequence TTGCTCGACAAAATTCGCGTGGTGCTGGTCAACACCAGCCATCCCGGCAATATCGGCGGTACGGCCCGTGCGATGAAGAACATGGGCCTGTCGCGCCTGGTCCTGGTCGATCCGATGGATTTCCCCAGTGGCGAGGCCCGCGCTCGCGCCTCCGGCGCCGATGACATCCTCGATGCGGCCGTGGTCGTTCCCACTCTGGAAGATGCCCTGGCGGGCTGCAGCCTGGTGCTCGGCACCAGTGCGCGTGATCGTCGCATCCCCTGGCCGCTGCTCGATCCTCGCGAGTGCGCCACCACCAGCCTGGAGCATGTCCAGCAGGGTGGCGAGGTTGCGCTGGTGTTCGGTCGTGAATACGCCGGCCTGACCAACGAGGAGCTGCAGCGATGTCAGTTCCATGTGCACATCCCGGCCAATCCCGAGTTCAGCTCGCTGAACCTGGCGACGGCGGTGCAGGTGCTGGTCTACGAGGTGCGCATGGCCTGGCTGGCCGTTCAGGGGCAGCCGACCAAGCAGGAGAAGGTCGAGTCCACTGCCATGCTCAACAGCGTCCCGGTGACGTCGGACGAGCTGGAGCGCTTCTACGCGCACCTGGAGTCGACCCTGGTGGATATCCAGTTCCTTGACCCGCAGAAGCCGCGCCACCTGATGTCGCGCCTGCGCCGCCTGTATGGCCGTGCCGGTGTCAGCAAGCTGGAGATGAATATCCTGCGGGGTATTCTCACCGAGACACAGAAAGCTGCCCGCGGGGAGCTTTCCAAGCGGAGTGATGAAGATGTTTGA
- the cysE gene encoding serine O-acetyltransferase, with protein MFERVREDIQSVFHRDPAARNAFEVLTCYPGLHAVWLHRLAHGLWTSGWKWLARMVSNFGRWMTGIEIHPGAKIGRRFFIDHGLGIVIGETAEIGDDVTIYQGVTLGGTSWNKGKRHPTLADGVVVGAGAKVLGPFTVGAGAKVGSNAVVTKEVPPGATVVGIPGRIIVKDDADQAAKRQAMAEKLGFDAYGVSQDMPDPVARAIGQLLDHLQAVDGRLEGMCKALTALGSDYCAKDLPVLREEDFAGVKDEESSKSAQ; from the coding sequence ATGTTTGAGCGTGTACGCGAAGATATCCAGAGCGTATTCCATCGTGACCCGGCGGCGCGCAACGCCTTCGAGGTGCTCACCTGCTACCCGGGTCTGCATGCCGTCTGGCTGCATCGCCTGGCCCATGGCCTGTGGACGTCCGGCTGGAAGTGGCTGGCGCGCATGGTGTCCAACTTCGGTCGCTGGATGACCGGTATCGAGATTCATCCAGGCGCGAAGATCGGTCGCCGCTTCTTCATCGATCACGGCTTGGGCATCGTCATCGGCGAAACCGCCGAGATCGGCGACGACGTGACCATCTATCAGGGCGTGACGCTGGGCGGTACCAGCTGGAACAAGGGCAAGCGTCACCCGACCCTGGCGGACGGCGTGGTGGTGGGGGCGGGCGCCAAGGTGCTCGGTCCGTTCACCGTTGGTGCTGGTGCCAAGGTCGGTTCCAATGCCGTGGTTACCAAGGAGGTGCCGCCTGGTGCCACTGTGGTGGGTATTCCCGGCCGCATCATCGTCAAGGATGACGCGGATCAGGCCGCCAAGCGTCAGGCCATGGCAGAAAAGCTCGGGTTCGATGCTTATGGCGTCAGCCAGGACATGCCCGACCCGGTGGCTCGTGCCATCGGCCAGTTGCTCGACCACCTGCAGGCAGTCGATGGCCGTTTGGAAGGCATGTGCAAGGCTCTGACAGCTCTGGGTAGCGACTACTGTGCGAAAGATCTTCCGGTTCTGCGGGAAGAGGACTTCGCGGGAGTCAAGGACGAGGAGAGCAGCAAGTCGGCGCAGTGA
- the fdx gene encoding ISC system 2Fe-2S type ferredoxin: MPQIVFLPHAEHCPEGAVIEAQPGETIMKAALRNGIEIEHACEMSCACTTCHVVVREGFNSMEASDELEDDMLDKAWGLEPDSRLSCQAVVGETDLVVEIPKYTINQVSEGH; this comes from the coding sequence ATGCCGCAGATTGTCTTTCTGCCCCACGCCGAACACTGCCCCGAAGGCGCCGTGATCGAAGCCCAGCCGGGCGAAACCATCATGAAGGCGGCGCTGCGCAACGGCATTGAGATCGAGCACGCCTGCGAGATGTCCTGTGCCTGCACCACCTGCCACGTGGTCGTGCGCGAAGGCTTCAACTCCATGGAAGCCTCCGACGAGCTGGAAGACGACATGCTGGACAAGGCCTGGGGCCTGGAGCCGGATTCGCGCCTGTCCTGCCAGGCCGTGGTCGGCGAGACTGATCTGGTGGTGGAAATCCCGAAATACACCATCAACCAGGTGTCCGAAGGACACTGA
- the ndk gene encoding nucleoside-diphosphate kinase, which produces MALQRTFSIIKPDAVSKNVIGEILTRFEKAGLRVVASKMVQLSEREAGGFYAEHKERPFFKDLVSFMTSGPVVVQVLEGEDAILRNRELMGATDPKKADAGTIRADFAVSIDENAVHGSDSEASAAREIAYFFSSTEVCERIR; this is translated from the coding sequence ATGGCCCTGCAACGTACCTTCTCCATCATCAAGCCCGACGCCGTTTCCAAGAACGTCATCGGCGAAATCCTGACCCGCTTCGAGAAAGCCGGCCTGCGCGTTGTCGCTTCCAAGATGGTTCAGCTGTCCGAGCGCGAAGCTGGCGGTTTCTACGCCGAGCACAAAGAGCGTCCCTTCTTCAAGGACCTGGTTTCCTTCATGACCTCCGGCCCGGTCGTTGTTCAGGTTCTGGAAGGCGAAGACGCCATCCTGCGCAACCGTGAACTGATGGGCGCCACCGATCCGAAGAAAGCCGACGCCGGCACCATCCGCGCCGACTTCGCCGTTTCCATCGACGAGAACGCCGTACACGGTTCCGACTCGGAAGCTTCGGCTGCCCGCGAAATCGCTTACTTCTTCTCCAGCACCGAGGTGTGCGAGCGCATTCGCTGA